A DNA window from Phyllostomus discolor isolate MPI-MPIP mPhyDis1 chromosome X, mPhyDis1.pri.v3, whole genome shotgun sequence contains the following coding sequences:
- the LOC114505349 gene encoding 40S ribosomal protein S29-like has product MGHQQLYWSHPRKFGQGSRSCCICSNWHSLIGKYGLNMCLQCFRQYAKDIGFINLH; this is encoded by the coding sequence ATGGGTCACCAGCAGCTGTACTGGAGCCATCCAAGAAAATTCGGCCAGGGTTCTCGTTCTTGCTGCATCTGCTCAAACTGGCACAGCCTGATCGGGAAGTATGGCCTTAATATGTGCCTCCAGTGTTTCCGTCAGTACGCAAAGGATATAGGCTTCATTAATTTGCACTAA